A genomic stretch from Triplophysa dalaica isolate WHDGS20190420 chromosome 4, ASM1584641v1, whole genome shotgun sequence includes:
- the piwil2 gene encoding piwi-like protein 2 codes for MDGKQPPFPGAPYGIGVARPISEPLVGKLGVFGRGRGFLMPISEPTVGMGRGALPAMDVKGPYKREEMPALQSEEPEVVPMITKVDVPDQGSSLVSMFRGMGIEPGKTWGRGVATIGRGTVGDFGAGVKSKMCTVGASALHPEKEQPVSFLGRGFVGLGRTVSPHMGVGRGPTSPMGLLSPISAPLSLASKPSVSEDAPAPPGTPTKAEVTTETVGFIGRGFVGLGRTALPHIGVGRGPTTPPVVSPITTSLSMPGAPSVSEDVPAPSGTPPKVEVTIETVGEPLKKIGTKGNPVSIGSNYIPISCKNEAVFQYHVTFTPNVESLSMRFGMMKEHRPSTGEVVAFDGSILYLPKRLDEVVHLKAERKTDNQEIIIKIQLTKILPPSSDLCIPFYNVVLRRVMKILGLKLVGRNHYDPNAVVILGKHRLQVWPGYSTSIKHTDGGLYLIVDVSHKVLRNDSVLDIMNVIYQESRESFQDECTKEFVGSIIITRYNNRTYRIDSVEWSKSPKDQFTLADGSVTTFVEYYRKNYGITIKELDQPLLVHRPKERSKPGGKAITGEILLLPELSFMTGIPEKMRKDFRAMKDLTMHINMGAEQHTQSLKKLLHNINTNDEALRELERWGLCISPEILVTRGRILPSETICMQSASFVTSSSVDWSREVVRDTSISTIPLNCWAIFYPRRAADQAEELVSTFSRLAGPMGIRIERPIRVELRDDRTETFVKSIHSQLTSEPRLQLVVCIITGNRDDLYSAIKKLCCIQSPVPSQAINVRTISHPQKLRSIAQKILLQINCKVGGELWTVSVPLKYLMVIGVDVHHDTNKKSRSVMGFVASLNSMLTKWYSRVTFQMPHEEIINGFRVCLLAAVQKYYEVNHTFPEKIVIYRDGVSDGQLMTVEQYEIPQILKCFETIPNYEPKLAFIVVQKRISTTMYSYGSDHFGTPSPGTILDHTVTNRDWVDFYLMAHSIRQGCGLPTHYVTVYNTANLTPDHLQRLTFKMCHLYWNWPGTIRVPAPCKYAHKLAFLCGQYLHSEPAIQLSEKLFFL; via the exons ATGGACGGAAAACAGCCACCCTTCCCCGGTGCACCATATGGCATAGGAGTTGCTCGCCCCATCAGTGAGCCTCTGGTTGGCAAGTTGGGAGTGTTTGGGAGAGGCAGAGGATTTCTGATGCCCATTTCTGAGCCCACTGTTGGGATGGGTAGAGGAGCTTTACCTGCTATGGACGTTAAAGGACCATATAAACGAGAGGAGATGCCTGCACTTCAGTCAGAAGAGCCAGAGGTGGTCCCAATGATTACCAAG GTCGATGTTCCTGATCAGGGGTCATCACTGGTGTCCATGTTCAGAGGGATGGGCATCGAGCCTGGAAAAACATGGGGCAGAGGAGTAGCAACTATTG GGCGGGGAACAGTGGGCGATTTTGGAGCAGGTGTCAAGTCTAAGATGTGCACCGTTGGGGCATCAGCTTTGCATCCAGAAAAAGAACAACCGGTCAG TTTTCTCGGCAGAGGATTTGTTGGTCTTGGCAGAACAGTATCACCTCACATGGGTGTGGGTCGTGGCCCGACTTCTCCCATGGGACTCCTGTCCCCCATTTCTGCCCCTTTATCCTTGGCATCTAAGCCCTCTGTCTCAGAAGATGCCCCAGCTCCTCCAGGAACACCTACCAAAGCAGAAGTAACAACCGAGACTGTGGG TTTTATCGGCAGAGGATTTGTTGGTCTTGGCAGAACAGCATTGCCTCACATAGGCGTTGGTCGTGGTCCGACTACCCCACCGGTCGTGTCCCCAATTACGACCTCTTTATCCATGCCAGGGGCACCCTCCGTCTCTGAAGATGTCCCAGCCCCTTCAGGCACACCACCTAAAGTGGAAGTGACAATTGAGACCGTAGG GGAGCCACTGAAGAAAATTGGCACTAAGGGCAATCCTGTATCTATCGGGTCAAACTACATCCCCATCTCCTGCAAAAATGAGGCTGTGTTTCAGTACCATGTGACTTTTAC CCCCAACGTGGAGTCTCTCTCTATGCGCTTTGGTATGATGAAGGAACATCGACCCAGTACAGGAGAGGTGGTGGCGTTTGATGGATCAATCCTCTACCTGCCCAAACGTCTTGAtgag GTTGTTCATCTCAAGGCTGAAAGAAAAACGGACAACCAGGAAATCATCATCAAGATTCAGTTGACAAAGATTTTGCCGCCCAGCTCAGACCTGTGCATCCCGTTCTATAATGTCGTCCTGAGGAG aGTGATGAAGATATTGGGCCTGAAACTGGTGGGCAGAAACCATTACGACCCCAACGCTGTTGTGATTCTAGGCAAACACAG GCTGCAGGTGTGGCCTGGGTACTCCACCAGTATCAAACATACCGATGGTGGTCTGTACCTGATTGTGGACGTCTCGCACAAGGTGCTGCGTAATGACTCCGTGCTGGACATCAT GAATGTGATTTACCAGGAGAGTCGAGAGAGCTTTCAGGACGAATGCACTAAGGAGTTTGTTGGCTCAATCATTATAACACGCTACAATAACCGCACTTATCGTATCGATAGTGTTGAGTGGTCCAAGTCTCCCAAAGACCAATTCACCTTAGCTGATGGCTCAGTGACTACATTCGTTGAATACTACAG GAAAAACTATGGTATTACCATAAAGGAACTGGACCAGCCGCTACTCGTCCATCGTCCAAAGGAGAGATCCAAACCTGGAGGAAAG gCCATAACAGGTGAGATTTTACTGCTTCCTGAGCTCTCCTTCATGACTGGCATACCCGAGAAGATGAGGAAGGACTTTAGAGCAATGAAG GATCTGACCATGCACATCAATATGGGAGCAGAGCAGCACACCCAGAGTTTGAAGAAACTTCTACACAACATCAACACCAATGATGAGGCTCTCCGTGAACTGGAGAGATGGGGCCTCTGCATCAGTCCAGAGATTCTGGTG ACGCGAGGAAGAATTCTGCCCAGTGAGACCATCTGCATGCAATCAGCCTCCTTTGTCACGTCTTCATCAGTGGACTGGTCCAGAGAGGTGGTTCGAGACACTTCCATCAGCACT ATCCCTCTGAACTGTTGGGCTATTTTCTATCCTCGCCGAGCAGCCGATCAGGCAGAGGAGCTGGTATCCACCTTCTCCAGGCTCGCCGGACCCATGGGCATCAGAATCGAGCGACCCATCCGCGTTGAGCTGCGAGACGACCGAACTGAAACCTTTGTCAAGAGCATTCACTCTCAACTCACCAGTGAA CCTCGTCTGCAGCTGGTTGTTTGCATTATAACAGGGAACAGAGATGACTTGTACAGCGCCATCAAAAAGCTCTGCTGTATTCAGAGTCCAGTACCATCACAG gCCATCAATGTGCGGACCATCTCTCATCCTCAGAAGCTCCGAAGCATCGCTCAAAAGATCCTTCTGCAGATTAATTGTAAAGTGGGAGGAGAGCTGTGGACAGTTAGTGTTCCGCTG aaatacctGATGGTGATTGGAGTTGATGTTCATCATGATACAAACAAGAAAAGCCGATCTGTTATGGGCTTTGTGGCAAGTCTCAACAG CATGCTCACCAAATGGTACTCCAGAGTTACTTTCCAAATGCCGCACGAAGAGATCATCAATGGCTTCCGAGTGTGTCTGCTCGCCGCCGTGCAGAAGTACTACGAG GTGAACCACACCTTCCCTGAGAAGATTGTCATCTATCGGGACGGCGTGTCAGATGGACAGCTAATGACCGTGGAACAGTACGAGATTCCACAGATTCTGAAATGCTTCGAGACGATTCCAAACTACGAGCCAAAACTGGCTTTCATTGTGGTGCAGAAAAGAATCAGCACCACCATGTACTCCTACGGTTCAGACCACTTCGGCACACCCTCGCCAGGAACCATACTGGATCACACAGTCACAAACAGAGACTG GGTGGATTTCTACCTCATGGCTCATTCAATCCGACAGGGTTGTGGGCTACCCACGCATTACGTCACAGTGTACAATACAGCTAACCTAACACCTGATCACCTACAGAG GTTGACCTTCAAGATGTGCCATCTGTACTGGAACTGGCCCGGAACAATACGTGTCCCCGCACCGTGCAAATACGCCCACAAACTGGCCTTCCTCTGTGGCCAGTACCTCCATTCAGAGCCTGCAATCCAGCTTTCTGAAAAACTATTCTTCCTGTAA